Genomic segment of Halictus rubicundus isolate RS-2024b chromosome 16, iyHalRubi1_principal, whole genome shotgun sequence:
AAAAGCGACCAGACAAGGAGCTTAGCACCAGCAGCTTCAATTCCGTCGACCTGACTGCTGCTATACAAGGTATCCCTTTGATCGACAGGAATTTAATCCTTAAACAAACCTCCACCCTTCATACAATGTAATTTAACTTTCCTGAACACCCAAAATTTTGTACGACGTTTAATAACGTTTTAGTCGTTAGATTTCATAGTGTCGTACTTTGTACGCTTCAAATTCAATtacattttataattgtttactGTTGGCCCTCGTCAAGCTGACGAACGGAAATTAATTTCACAATTTAAACAGTTGCGTCTATgcttttttacaaaatttaaacAACCCCAATACCACGAAATTAGCCACGGTTTTCGTTGAAATTCCTGGTGGGTGAAATGTTGAATAAAAAGGAGAATGAAATTTGTACAGACATCGGCGACAATCTCATCGAGGTGATCGGTCTGGAGAACTGTTTGCACATGGGTCAAGTGAAGACAGGACTTCGTCATTCCGGAAGAAGATTGGCTCAGTGCAGCAGCGTGACCATCACCACCAGCAAACGATTCCCCATGCAAATCGACGGGGAGCCGTGGATGCAGGGTCCTTGCACTGTAAGTTTCTTGCGAGCTTGCAACATTTTCTGATCCAACGAGAAACCCAAATGGTAGACAACGGAAGCACTGTGTGCAAATTAGTAGCACAATCTTCCTGAATTATTGTACAGATGTCGATCGTGAAGTATAGAACGTCGTTCGAATGATTTCAGATTCACATAACGCATAAGAACCAAGTTCCGATGCTGATGGCGCCTCCGCCGGAGAAGGGTCGCGGGTTCTTCCGTTTCCTGAGGAGGTGAACGTCCCTGAAGAGCCCGGCAAAACGAGCCACGGAGCTCGGCCAGTAGACCTTGAACTTTATCCCATCGTCGTTTATCTTTTCTTGTTCGAGACGAGACAGAGAAGCGTATCAGTTCGCCCGTGCGTATGTAATTACAGTGCTTCAGTGCTCGTTCGAGCGGCAATGGACGAGCTTCGATGTAAACTCTTAGGTATTCTTGTGTACAGTATTTTTGAGAACAATAATGATAACGAAAGGGATGGAAGGGATATCTTTCGTCGTAGAATTAGGGATCAGGCGGTAGGCtctcgggagagagagagagagagagagagagagagagagagagaaagaaagagagagagagaggaggggccTCTCCATCGTTTTTCTATTCCGTGTGGTGTATCCTTTTGTTTCGAGCTCGAGTCTACCGCTTCGCCACAGAAACGCGAGTGCAACAGCCCGGTGTGTGCCGTCGACCGTGCACAAGCGAACGATTTGCACGGTATCATGCAAAAGAGAATAAATCTGCGCGAGTAGCATCACCCGACCGACGTAATTGTAAACCTGTACGATCGTTGTTTCTCCTCGCACGACGCGCAGAAATGCCGCTAGGATTCTCTTTCTCACAGGGACAGAAGGTTGTCGCCCGATCGAGAGTGCACGAACCGTCCAGTTTATCGAGCATTATTTCACGTTTTTTGTGAATTATTGATCCCCGCTACTGCGATGCGTACCTCAGAGAGCCCAGAAGTTCGATCGAACCGGATATATCGGTGAGACAGTACTAATTGAGTAACAGAACTTTTTtatctttaattattttcttgtgaAACTGTTTCCGGCatgtttgtgacatttttctgattaaaatgagtccaaacatggcACAATTCGGAGCACATTTGCTTGTTCAATAcgcgatttagtagaacctcgattatccgaaccgatgacatTTGAATTCTCGGTATCGCggattaaataagtaaatacgaTCGAGACTGTGTCGCGTTTGGGGTCGTTTCAATCAGAgaagtgtcacgaatatgttggtgaaagtttcacaACGAAAGTCATTAGTTATCAGGATATAATTTGTCATCAAGCGTGGAGTTTAGCTTCATGTTTACGAGGTGTTTCCAGAAAGTAAGTTATTCTACGTGTTATTTATGCTGCCACGGTTTAAACAGGTACGTGTTACAAGACAAACAGGAAGGAATGAATAATTTGACGGTATCTAAAAATAAATGGATAAACGTTCACCCTGAGGAAGTAATGGACCAATAAATTCGGCAAGCAAGAATAATCGCGGCACTGGAATAAGAATATACTTTCTGAATGCGCCTCGTTGTTGAATGTTGAATTTTTAGGTCAATTAAATATTGTTCCGTGCACTCTCGACTCTCGGGGCAAGCAATTCTCAGATCGCTCCTCTTTTTTGCACGACTCCGTCCAATAATCAAAGGATCTTCTACTTTCCCCTCTTAACATTAGGGTTTTTGTACGGAAGCTTAGTCGTAACCACTTAGACGTAACTCGTGatcgatattatttatttatttatttatttatttatttattggtcCGGTCTATTTATTTATCCAGACGCTGGATAGCAATATATTGTAAGCATATCAGCGAGACGGTGCGCGTGCGACGCAATTTGTTCGCACTGTTAAACGAGAACGCGTGCTTTTGTTCAAATGACTATGTCGTTAAGTTTCTCGTCTATTTATTTGTTATGTATACTGTTACCTATCGCGCGCTGGTTAACCATAACAACGTTATTGTGATTGCAACTGTACAAGACGCGAAGAGAGATATAAGAGAGATAACGTAACTTTAAAGATCTCTAGGTCGGGAAACCTGGAAGTCGGAGATCGATTTTCGTTTCTTAACTTAATTTTAGCTGACTAGACGGTAAGATTAGAGGACATTTAGCTATAATTCGTTTGAACAAGTCTTCGCAGATCCAGATCGCAGACGTTTTCACACATTCTGTACCACTAGATCGACTAATTAAGGCACAAAAAGATTGAACGCTACCGTATCGTTAGACACTAGGGACAAATGTATTACCGAATTTAATCGAGATCGGATCAGCCAACATGTCACACGTATTAATCAGTATTGCAGTTTACAAAACTTTTCGTACGACTATTCTTTGCGACCGAGACTAAACAGGCATTTCACCGTAGTATAAATACAAACGCCACcgccattttgtaatcttcTCGTAGCCACGCGCACACAACACTCGTCATCGCGAGTGCTCTGAAATACCATAAGCTTTATTTCTATTCATTCTCTCGCTCCACAGCTGTGTATCCGAGAAACAATCCAACCGAACGACTGTCGGCCATCGCATGAGGATCGTTTTGCTagcatttttcgaattttccgtCCGGGAGTGGCGTGCGCGAGCAACAAAATGGTTCTCACCAACCCCTGACCGACGCTGCTTTCATTCTATTATATCGCTGAACTGCGGGCGTCCACGCGACGAGTGGATCAAACTCGATAAACAATACTTTCAACCGGTGAcaatgtaatataaaaattctgtGAAAGTAGCCGCTGGACGTCCGCGGTTTAGACTCGTTTCCGAGCACTCGTTCTAGTTACTTTCTCACGCTGGATTAGCAGATTCAAGGAAGATTGTAACGAGCCGTAATGTATTTCCAGAAGCCGTAGCAATATCGATCAGTAGCTCGCTTCGACATCACTTTTCGCGAGGGAACACAAATTGTGAAGTGCCGATGATTTCTCTCGCGTGTCAtgcttttatatatatacatacgtacatacatatatatatataaagaaagaaACACAAAGAATGTAATAAAGAAGTACGATTCCAATTAACATCCCGCAGGGACCATCTCGTCGTTGAGATCCATTTAACGTTTAACGAAGCGTAGACTTTCTTTTCAACCCTCTCCAGCCGTTGCGTTCGGAGTCTTTGGTTCGCGAGTTGACCCTTTGCGGACGAGGATTTTTgacaaatattttcttcgatCGTGTAACATCAAAGTCTTAAATACCAGAGAAAAAAACGCGCCCTGATTATTTCTTTGAAACTTGCGGTATTTCGTCCCCAGAGGGTTAATCGGATTTTCGAGCATGTGATTTCTACCGTTTAGAGATTCGTGCGAGACATTATCGTTTACGATTACGGTAACCCGTGCCCCCATCCCCTAGCGATAGACACGATCGACTAATTAATTATACATAGTTGCTCTCGTTAGACGAATCGAAATATTACGCTTACGTATAATGATACGGCCATTAAGGTCTCGATCTCGTTGAATCGTTATTCAGTAGCGATAGGATTCGAGCGAGGGAAATCGGCCTCCAATTGTTTCTATCGAAAGTATTTTCTATGCTGTTTAGCAACACCGAATTGCCCTCGGCTTTCAAGGAACATAACTCTACGGACCCTCTCGAGTACAATGATATATGTTTTTGTAAGATTATAagcagaccgcggatctttatgcaaaataaaaattgtttgcattcatTGCAAGCCGTCGGAGCGAAATAGCAATTTATTTGTCTCTCTAGCGGTTTCACCAAGTCGTTTGAAATTATACTCCTCTATTCTTTCaaggcataaaatccgcagtctaattacgagCATTTATAtccatttaaaataaatatatgtatcaTTGTACTGGAAAGAGTCGGTAGAACATTTTACAGCTGAAAATGTCACTGTTTTCAGCGCAGAGCGACTTAAAAATTGAGGGTAGCGGGTAAAAACGGTTTCAATTTGTTCGAAGGAGGATGAAGATTTTTTGGTGGATCTCCCTCGCCGCGAGTCTGCAAACACTATCGGcacaataattaaaaatatcgtttttCTATTGGATTGGCGCAGTGTCTCAGTGTGCTTGTCGTTGTATGACACGGTGTTACAAATATAAGGAAAAGAGAAAGACCGGTAGATCGAGAATTGTGTTCCCAGGCACAGCGCGAGAATCTATGATACTTTTCTGGGACGAGTATGTGGGGACTTCCtttctaaaaaaagaaaaagaaagaaaagaaaaatcaaaatacGAGATACTTTCGCCGGACAGAGATACTTCTATTTTCTCTTCGAGTATTCAAACTTCCTGTTACAAGGTATACACGATACAGGGTGACGCCATTCTATTTGTAACCATGACCGCGAACGAAACCATCACCTTCTACTGTCTCTCCTCGTTTTCCTCTTTGTTATCTGGCATTCGGCTGATAAGACAAGTTTAAaatggatcaccctgtatatacgaaGCTAACGTGTACTGAGATTGACAATAGTGCTCGtcaattattttctcttttcttttccagTTGAAACGCGCTTAGCTAAGCAACAAATAAATAAGACAAGATGTTCCGCGAGCGATTAGGTCTCTTCTTAGCGGTTTAGGTGATTTTCTCAGAAATTCGACGATTAACTTCCGCCGCAGTAGAtagtaaatttttattgaacatCCGACTAACGTAGAGGACGTACAACTTCGTTTGGAACAAAGCTCGCGCGAACATCTCGATAACAACGGACATTTCGGAGTAATTAGGTATTCAAGCGATcggaataaaaatgattatctGTAGATCGATCTTCGTCGGGGACAATTTCATTCGGAGAACACACGGACTCGTAGTCGTTAAGCGGAATTACAAAAAATGTATTCGGATTAGATGAATTTTACTGCCACTTGTCTTGGGTCTACGTATGTTTGAGCACTACTGCCATTTTCCAAGAGATAGTCGCGTATGGGAAGAGAAGCCTCTCTATTACAGTGTAATATACGAAATAAAGTGTAAATTACGATACACGAGCTCCCCTGAGTTTACATAACAATAATAGAAAACCCTTTGAACAGGAAAcgattaaaattcaatttatatCTATTAATAGTTGGacattatttttacaacatTGCGTTCGCATTAGCATTATTACTAGAGTACGGATCTaacatgcaaaataaaattttccacgtCAACTGCAACAAACTTTTTTGCTTAAATGCATCTGAATTCAATTATAAATAATACGTTGCTCCTTGTACTATACTCGTTTAGTTGTCCTTTTTTGAAGTTGTCTCCTTTTGTTTCTTAAATTTTGTATAGCATTCAATTGGGCACGAAACACATTGTCCGAGCTATAATTTGAGTTAGAATGAATAAACGAATCGTAAATGATACTGAAACAATATTAACCTGTGAGAAATAGCTTATAAGAAATTAACGGAGCCTTCATTGACTACTAGATGCTGTCCGGAATTGTGTATATTCATTAAACATGTTCAAATATTGCCGGGTTTTGGAACGTTTCCTGTTTTATCGACTGTTGCCAACTGGTCCATggaaaagaataaaaatgtcAATGTAAAGAATTAGCAACACTCTCTGTAGGTATATCGTCGAGATCATTCAGTCTGAGGACACGAATATTAAAGATTTGGAAAGTAGTTTCGTCTCTGGTATAGTATTCTGCGATACCGGTTGGTTTAAAGCGAGGTTCACAAGAAGCGCCACATAGCGCGAACCATGCAAAATACCGTCAATGCACTTCCGGTCTGTTTTTCTGACAAGTGGCTGATGGCCGCCTGACATTTCTCTTTTGACAATTTTAGTGAACTATGGTTCATGAGACACGTTATCCAGCTCCATAGATGTAACGGTAATACACGCGTCGTTCATTTCATCAGGCGGCGAATCGTCAGAAACGATTTTCCAATTCCGGCAGGTTTTGCACAGGAAAGGTGAGACCGGCGAAATATATCGTTATCAGGCGTGCCACCGGTTGGATTTCGAATCGTCCATTAACATTGCCACTTTTCAGGACACGCGATATCATTCGGCAAAATGATCAAAACAGGCGAAGATAACCTAAGGCATCTTCACTGTAATCAAACAGTGTAAGTACTTATTAAACCATCGATATGACCAATTCTCTTATATTCTCTGATAATTCCCCGCATTTTCCTGTatgtttctttattttcttattGCTCGTTTCAATGTTTTCTCACATTCATGTACGAAGTACATTCTGCTcggaataaaaaatatatatggcTACTGTGCATCAtcttatctctattccacaagTGTCATTTGTTAactgaattatttattattatttcattatgaTTCACTGATGCTTATAATTTTTATGATTATATTTATGTTTAGAGAGTTCAGTGGACAAGAAGACCAGCACTCAGTGGAGCTATATGGCGATGATGTTACTATTGTTCCTTTACCTGGTGGTCACAATCATGGTAGTTCAAaggtgaaattaaaaaatattgttgactATTCTTGGGATGTTAGTCTTTATCCAAACCAGTTATTGGCTGTTCATAAGTATGGCAAATATTTAGCTTATGGAATAATAGGTAATTCACATTTGAACGAtagtatgaaatatttttctgcttTCAAACATTAATATATTCAAATTGTTTAGCTGGTACTGGACGAGGTAGGGTGAGAGTTATGTATACAGAAATGGAACAGAGAGCTTTATTAAGGGAAATGCGTGCTCCGATACAAGACTTGGCTTTTGCACATGTATCAAATGCTATTCTAGCATGCGTCGACTACTTAGGAAATCTTTTTATACATAGCATCGAATCAACACCATCCGATTTGTTATGTACTTTATTATTACAAGTGGACGCAGATTCTAGTGCTTACCATCGTGTGATATGGTGCCCCTATATTCCTGAAGATGTAATGTCTGATGTGGACGAAGTGTCGAAACTGTTAGTTTTAACTCGTGGTTCGAAAGCAGAGTTGTGGTCAGTTAATACTGTTACATCAAGATTCAAATCGATAGAGGTGAATGTGAACCTAACTTACAGATTATAAAATCCATACAAAAGCGAACAAAGTATGCAACTGTTTGACTGAATGATAGGCAACTGATCCAGCAGCAAAGGAAAATGGAGGCATGTTTGAAATTGATGAACATTCTGGCAGAATCATTGAAGCCACTTTCAGTCCTGATGGAACAGCATTAGCCACGGCTAGCTCTGATGGAGAAGTGAAATTCTTCCAAGTATACTTGCATGAGAATTCACATGGCAATCTAGCTCAGCCACGTTGTTTGCACCACTGGAGACCACACGATGGACGACCTATCTCGTGTTTATTCTTCCTAGATGACCACAAAACATACCATCCCGAGTAAGTGTCTCAAAAAACTGTGTAGCACCGATTTAATGCTATAGAACAGGGCTCTTAGTATTGCTCAGATTTATAGATACCAGAACTTAAGTACATACTCAGATACTTATTCAATTGAAACCTAAATATATGTATGTTTACAGAATTTATGCTTGAATATATCCAAGTAATCAGCACAGTTCATAACATtatatcaaataaaataatttcgtattttatttcttagtTTCCGTTCGaatagatttttatttaaataatttttcacgtgCTCCAAGTCCTTTCATGCACGGTTAGTAAGAGCTTTGCTACAAACAAAATCATACgactgtttataaaaatttgttgatttaCAGTGTACAGTTTTGGAGGTTTGCCATAACAGGTTGTGATAACAATACAGAGCTAAAAGTTTGGTCTTGCGAACTCTGGACTTGTCAGCAAACTATCAAATTCTTGCCGACGCCTTCCACCGGAAAATTGCCCGTTTTAAAAGCAGCTTTGGATCCTAGCGCTGGCTATCTTTTATTATCAGACATATCCAACAAAGTTCTGTACATAATGAGTCTGACAAAAGACATTGGACAGTCGTTGGCGTCCGTTAGTACGGTATCAGGATTACTTCTGCCGTATCCGATACTAAGCTTCGGCATTATTGACGCTGGTATGCGCAAACTACGAGCCACCTGCGAATTATTAGAAGACTTACGGCCTTGCGAGGACGAGGAGGAGCAACTTGTGATCCAAATGTATCTAGTCCAACCGAAATCGCTGCAGGAGTGCCACATTGCATTCAAGCCTGCCCCGCAAACGAACAACAGACGGCTCATGGAGAGACTCACTCACGATTCATTGGACTACTCCGAGGACCTGCCCGAGATGGGGACTGCACATCATAATGGCATCGCAGGAGAGAGTTGCGAAGAGGACCGTTCGCTATCTGCTACAATTGAGTCAACTACGAATCACAATGCTGGGTTAAATCTGATGACTCCCGACGCGTTCAGTTCGCCAGCTAAAAAGGAAAATAGCGAACTGGACTCTCGACCTGCTACCCCAGAATTGGGTAAGGTCCTGTCCACTAGTCCTTCTCTGGCTCAAGCTGTTCAAGCTCTAAACGCGACAGAGCCTCCATTGGCTACCAGCGAACTGGAGGAACAAACTCCAGCTAGCAGCGGTAGCAGTCCATCTAGAGAAGTCAGAGAAATTTTAGCTCTGACGAAACTGGACGAGGAACCAGAGGTCGAGAGCAAACCGGAAGTGACTAACGCTACCGATGGAGATTGGTCTAATATCCCTATGGTTTTATTGAAAGATGTGAGCAGGCACGCGATGCAGGATGCTGAGAACTACTCGGGAGAAgaggagaagaaaaagaaattgaaagaagAAGCGAAATCGACGACACTCAACGCTGCGGACGTTGACAATACATGGCAAACGGCAAATGAATTAAACACGCGCGAAATAATAGATAAACTAGAGACTGTTATGGAGTTGATTCACGAGCAACGACGAGAGTTGAAAGAGCTACGCGCAGAAAGCGCTAGATTGAGGCAAGAAACACCGATCTCTACGCAAGTGGAGTTTGCTTTAGCTAGGGCCGCTCAGCAGCAAAATGCTCTCGAGCAACAAACATTGTACAATCAAATGGCACTCGAGACAACGTTAATCGACAAAATTGATACAACGTTACCGCGTATTATTAAAGAGACGGTGGAACCA
This window contains:
- the Ge-1 gene encoding enhancer of mRNA-decapping protein 4 homolog Ge-1 isoform X2 is translated as MIKTGEDNLRHLHCNQTVEFSGQEDQHSVELYGDDVTIVPLPGGHNHGSSKVKLKNIVDYSWDVSLYPNQLLAVHKYGKYLAYGIIAGTGRGRVRVMYTEMEQRALLREMRAPIQDLAFAHVSNAILACVDYLGNLFIHSIESTPSDLLCTLLLQVDADSSAYHRVIWCPYIPEDVMSDVDEVSKLLVLTRGSKAELWSVNTVTSRFKSIEATDPAAKENGGMFEIDEHSGRIIEATFSPDGTALATASSDGEVKFFQVYLHENSHGNLAQPRCLHHWRPHDGRPISCLFFLDDHKTYHPDVQFWRFAITGCDNNTELKVWSCELWTCQQTIKFLPTPSTGKLPVLKAALDPSAGYLLLSDISNKVLYIMSLTKDIGQSLASVSTVSGLLLPYPILSFGIIDAGMRKLRATCELLEDLRPCEDEEEQLVIQMYLVQPKSLQECHIAFKPAPQTNNRRLMERLTHDSLDYSEDLPEMGTAHHNGIAGESCEEDRSLSATIESTTNHNAGLNLMTPDAFSSPAKKENSELDSRPATPELGKVLSTSPSLAQAVQALNATEPPLATSELEEQTPASSGSSPSREVREILALTKLDEEPEVESKPEVTNATDGDWSNIPMVLLKDVSRHAMQDAENYSGEEEKKKKLKEEAKSTTLNAADVDNTWQTANELNTREIIDKLETVMELIHEQRRELKELRAESARLRQETPISTQVEFALARAAQQQNALEQQTLYNQMALETTLIDKIDTTLPRIIKETVEPLKHKLRLDVARIDELVKENLTGLMNSTHVKDALALATANAAKPALDVAFKESFTNVLLPGMEKACQTMFKQVQDAFVRDLQKVEAIGEKQYQQRNEQQSEALAGLVREELQTELNRGLSNLQEGTLRTIREAMRDNLNHQLIEITNARSRATTPAIPVPAVAAAQSRVMSLLARGQFNAAFQQALSASDLGLVVLVCEKTDPSEVFSCSVGPPDQCPRCILQQPVILSLVQQLSADLGHRTELKHRWLEEAILNLDPNDPVTREHMGTVLMNLQSQLAAFIAAYPNHSSNRRMKMLTMAARALLNQQVVI
- the Ge-1 gene encoding enhancer of mRNA-decapping protein 4 homolog Ge-1 isoform X1, with translation MIKTGEDNLRHLHCNQTVEFSGQEDQHSVELYGDDVTIVPLPGGHNHGSSKVKLKNIVDYSWDVSLYPNQLLAVHKYGKYLAYGIIAGTGRGRVRVMYTEMEQRALLREMRAPIQDLAFAHVSNAILACVDYLGNLFIHSIESTPSDLLCTLLLQVDADSSAYHRVIWCPYIPEDVMSDVDEVSKLLVLTRGSKAELWSVNTVTSRFKSIEATDPAAKENGGMFEIDEHSGRIIEATFSPDGTALATASSDGEVKFFQVYLHENSHGNLAQPRCLHHWRPHDGRPISCLFFLDDHKTYHPDVQFWRFAITGCDNNTELKVWSCELWTCQQTIKFLPTPSTGKLPVLKAALDPSAGYLLLSDISNKVLYIMSLTKDIGQSLASVSTVSGLLLPYPILSFGIIDAGMRKLRATCELLEDLRPCEDEEEQLVIQMYLVQPKSLQECHIAFKPAPQTNNRRLMERLTHDSLDYSEDLPEMGTAHHNGIAGESCEEDRSLSATIESTTNHNAGLNLMTPDAFSSPAKKENSELDSRPATPELGKVLSTSPSLAQAVQALNATEPPLATSELEEQTPASSGSSPSREVREILALTKLDEEPEVESKPEVTNATDGDWSNIPMVLLKDVSRHAMQDAENYSGEEEKKKKLKEEAKSTTLNAADVDNTWQTANELNTREIIDKLETVMELIHEQRRELKELRAESARLRQETPISTQVEFALARAAQQQNALEQQTLYNQMALETTLIDKIDTTLPRIIKETVEPLKHKLRLDVARIDELVKENLTGLMNSTHVKDALALATANAAKPALDVAFKESFTNVLLPGMEKACQTMFKQVQDAFVRGTREYLQKVEAIGEKQYQQRNEQQSEALAGLVREELQTELNRGLSNLQEGTLRTIREAMRDNLNHQLIEITNARSRATTPAIPVPAVAAAQSRVMSLLARGQFNAAFQQALSASDLGLVVLVCEKTDPSEVFSCSVGPPDQCPRCILQQPVILSLVQQLSADLGHRTELKHRWLEEAILNLDPNDPVTREHMGTVLMNLQSQLAAFIAAYPNHSSNRRMKMLTMAARALLNQQVVI